In Kitasatospora gansuensis, a genomic segment contains:
- a CDS encoding ATP-dependent DNA helicase — MTNDSEPQALPGAAEAPAPVSRAALPELLHAAVTAVGGVERPGQVAMAEAVADAVGSGEHLLVQAGTGTGKSLAYLVPALAHGDRVVVATATLALQRQLVERDLPRTVDALHPVLRRRPQFAMLKGRSNYLCLHRAHEGTPSEEGEGLFDPVDALGGPTGKLGQDVIRLREWADETETGDRDDLSPGVSDKAWAQLSVTSRECLGASKCTYGQECFAEAARERAKLADVVVTNHAMLAIDAIEGAPVLPDHGLLIVDEAHELVNRVTGAATGELTVGAVNRAVKRAARLANEKAVDSLQAAAENYHGLMETAQPGRVEGELPEYLAYAVTAIRDAARLVITSLGETRDKALTDEDAVRKQAMASAESLHETADRLLSDSAYDVIWIERSDRFGPGTASLRVAPLSVSGLLREKLYKERSVVLTSATLKLGGDFNGVAASVGLPGEGRLPDARSPEEPELVHGEDTPPYWRGIDVGSPFSYPKQGILYVARHLPDPGRDPERPEMLDELTELIGAAGGRTLGLFSSMRGAKAAAEALRERLDHKILLQGEDTLGELIREFASDATTCLFGTLSLWQGVDVPGSACQLVVMDRIPFPRPDDPLMSARQKDVEERGGNGFMAVAATHAALLMAQGAGRLVRAADDRGVVAVLDPRVATKRYGSFFRSSMPDFWYTDDRNQVRRSLAAIDASAPPVRPVAKRG; from the coding sequence ATGACGAACGACTCCGAACCCCAGGCCCTGCCCGGCGCCGCCGAGGCCCCGGCCCCCGTCTCCCGCGCCGCGCTCCCCGAGCTGCTGCACGCCGCCGTGACGGCCGTCGGGGGCGTCGAGCGCCCCGGGCAGGTCGCGATGGCCGAGGCCGTCGCCGACGCGGTCGGCAGCGGCGAGCACCTGCTCGTCCAGGCCGGCACCGGCACCGGCAAGTCCCTCGCCTACCTGGTCCCCGCGCTCGCGCACGGGGACCGGGTGGTGGTGGCCACCGCCACCCTGGCGCTGCAACGCCAGCTGGTGGAGCGGGACTTGCCCCGGACGGTGGACGCGCTGCACCCGGTGCTGCGCCGCCGCCCGCAGTTCGCGATGCTCAAGGGCCGGTCCAACTACCTCTGCCTGCACCGCGCCCACGAGGGCACCCCGAGCGAGGAGGGCGAGGGCCTGTTCGACCCGGTGGACGCGCTCGGCGGCCCGACCGGCAAGCTCGGCCAGGACGTCATCCGGCTGCGCGAGTGGGCCGACGAGACCGAGACCGGCGACCGCGACGACCTCTCGCCCGGTGTCTCCGACAAGGCCTGGGCCCAGCTCTCGGTCACCTCCCGGGAGTGCCTGGGTGCCAGCAAGTGCACGTACGGGCAGGAGTGCTTCGCCGAGGCGGCCCGCGAGCGCGCCAAGCTCGCCGACGTGGTGGTGACCAACCACGCGATGCTGGCGATCGACGCGATCGAGGGCGCCCCGGTGCTGCCCGACCACGGCCTGCTGATCGTCGACGAGGCGCACGAGCTGGTGAACCGGGTGACCGGCGCCGCCACCGGCGAGCTCACCGTCGGCGCGGTCAACCGGGCGGTCAAGCGAGCCGCCCGGCTGGCCAACGAGAAGGCGGTGGACTCGCTCCAGGCCGCCGCGGAGAACTACCACGGCCTGATGGAGACCGCCCAGCCCGGCCGGGTCGAGGGCGAGCTGCCCGAGTACCTGGCCTACGCGGTCACCGCGATCCGGGACGCCGCCCGACTGGTCATCACCTCGCTCGGCGAGACCAGGGACAAGGCGCTCACCGACGAGGACGCGGTCCGCAAGCAGGCGATGGCCTCGGCCGAGTCGCTGCACGAGACCGCCGACCGGCTGCTCTCCGACTCCGCGTACGACGTGATCTGGATCGAGCGCAGCGACCGCTTCGGCCCCGGCACCGCCTCGCTCCGGGTCGCCCCGCTGAGCGTCTCGGGCCTGCTGCGGGAGAAGCTCTACAAGGAGCGCTCGGTGGTGCTCACCTCGGCCACCCTCAAGCTCGGCGGCGACTTCAACGGCGTGGCCGCCTCGGTCGGCCTGCCGGGGGAGGGCCGGCTGCCGGACGCGCGCTCGCCCGAGGAGCCCGAGCTGGTGCACGGCGAGGACACCCCGCCGTACTGGCGCGGGATCGACGTCGGCTCGCCGTTCTCGTACCCCAAGCAGGGCATCCTCTACGTCGCCAGGCACCTGCCGGACCCGGGCCGCGACCCGGAGCGCCCGGAGATGCTGGACGAGCTCACCGAGCTGATCGGTGCGGCCGGCGGCCGCACCCTCGGCCTGTTCTCCTCGATGCGCGGGGCGAAGGCGGCCGCCGAGGCGCTGCGCGAGCGGCTGGACCACAAGATCCTGCTCCAGGGCGAGGACACCCTCGGCGAGCTGATCCGGGAGTTCGCCTCGGACGCCACCACCTGCCTGTTCGGCACCCTGTCGCTCTGGCAGGGCGTGGACGTGCCGGGCTCGGCCTGCCAGCTGGTGGTGATGGACCGGATCCCGTTCCCGCGCCCGGACGACCCGCTGATGAGCGCCCGTCAGAAGGACGTCGAGGAGCGCGGCGGCAACGGCTTCATGGCGGTCGCGGCCACCCACGCCGCGCTGCTGATGGCCCAGGGCGCGGGCCGGCTGGTCCGCGCGGCCGACGACCGGGGCGTGGTCGCGGTGCTCGACCCCCGGGTGGCGACCAAGCGGTACGGCAGCTTCTTCCGCTCCTCGATGCCGGACTTCTGGTACACCGACGACCGCAACCAGGTGCGCCGTTCGCTGGCCGCGATCGACGCCTCGGCGCCGCCGGTGCGCCCGGTGGCCAAGCGCGGCTGA
- a CDS encoding lysine N(6)-hydroxylase/L-ornithine N(5)-oxygenase family protein — MDNPQPEASDEQPVAYDLLGVGLGPFNLSLAALADRVGGLDALFCEAKPEFRWHPGMLVDGARMQVPFLADLVSLVDPTNPWSFLNYLRDQDRLFPFYFAERFQLARREYDHYCRWAAERLVNCRFGAAVTELHWHPGHRLFRALAGGTEVWARNVVLGVGTTPVHPEAFAGLRGHPQVWHSAEYLDRRASLDRARDITVVGSGQSGAEVFLDLLRTRGDDGTRLRWLTRTRALAPMEYSKLGLEHFTPDYTRHFHGLAPTVRDRLVREQWQLHKAASAETLAEIHDLLYERTIGRPLDADPVEIRPGTAVTEALAGPCGGFELICRQVDSGAEQVIRTDAVVLATGYRAVRPALLDPVAELVDWDEQGRFRVGLDHRVATRPELTGGLYVQNAELHTHGVGTPDLGLGAHRAAVILNAVTGRTVHRLPTRTAWTSFAPPTPFVPAPVPAPALPRPQEGNRAAPVTR, encoded by the coding sequence ATGGACAACCCGCAGCCCGAGGCGTCCGACGAACAGCCCGTGGCGTACGACCTGCTGGGCGTCGGCCTGGGCCCGTTCAACCTCTCGCTGGCCGCGCTGGCCGACCGGGTCGGCGGGCTCGACGCGCTGTTCTGCGAGGCGAAGCCGGAGTTCCGCTGGCACCCGGGGATGCTGGTGGACGGGGCCCGGATGCAGGTGCCGTTCCTGGCCGACCTGGTCTCGCTGGTCGACCCGACCAACCCGTGGTCGTTCCTCAACTATCTGCGGGACCAGGACCGGCTGTTCCCGTTCTACTTCGCCGAGCGCTTCCAGCTGGCCCGCCGGGAGTACGACCACTACTGCCGCTGGGCGGCCGAACGGCTGGTCAACTGCCGGTTCGGCGCGGCCGTCACCGAGCTGCACTGGCACCCGGGGCACCGGCTGTTCCGCGCGCTGGCCGGCGGCACCGAGGTCTGGGCCCGCAACGTGGTGCTCGGTGTCGGGACGACCCCGGTGCACCCGGAGGCGTTCGCCGGCCTGCGCGGCCACCCGCAGGTCTGGCACTCCGCCGAGTACCTGGACCGCCGGGCGAGCCTGGACCGGGCCAGGGACATCACCGTGGTCGGCTCCGGGCAGTCCGGCGCCGAGGTCTTCCTCGACCTGCTGCGCACCCGGGGCGACGACGGCACCCGGCTGCGCTGGCTGACCAGGACCAGGGCGCTGGCCCCGATGGAGTACTCCAAGCTCGGCCTGGAGCACTTCACCCCTGATTACACCCGCCACTTCCACGGCCTGGCCCCCACCGTCCGGGACCGGCTGGTGCGGGAGCAGTGGCAGCTGCACAAGGCGGCCAGCGCCGAGACGCTGGCCGAGATCCACGACCTGCTGTACGAGCGGACCATCGGCCGCCCGCTGGACGCCGACCCGGTGGAGATCCGGCCCGGCACCGCCGTCACCGAGGCGCTGGCCGGACCCTGCGGCGGCTTCGAACTGATCTGCCGTCAGGTCGACTCGGGCGCCGAGCAGGTGATCCGCACCGACGCGGTGGTGCTGGCCACCGGCTACCGGGCGGTCCGCCCGGCCCTGCTCGACCCGGTCGCCGAGCTGGTGGACTGGGACGAGCAGGGCCGGTTCCGGGTCGGCCTGGACCACCGGGTGGCCACCAGGCCCGAGCTGACCGGCGGCCTGTACGTGCAGAACGCCGAACTGCACACCCACGGCGTCGGCACCCCCGACCTCGGGCTCGGCGCGCACCGGGCCGCCGTGATCCTGAACGCGGTGACCGGCCGGACCGTCCACCGGCTCCCCACCCGGACCGCCTGGACCAGCTTCGCCCCGCCCACGCCTTTCGTTCCCGCTCCCGTTCCCGCTCCCGCCCTCCCGCGCCCGCAGGAGGGCAACCGTGCCGCCCCAGTCACCCGCTGA
- the nrdR gene encoding transcriptional regulator NrdR: MHCPFCRHPDSRVVDSRASDDGSSIRRRRQCPDCGRRFTTVETATLMVIKRSGVTEPFSRSKVISGVRKACQGRPVTEDALAQLGQRVEECVRASGSAELSTHDVGLAILGPLKELDLVAYLRFASVYRAFDDLEDFEAAIAELRGERPLPTEDVAVLSTAP, from the coding sequence GTGCACTGCCCCTTCTGCCGACACCCGGACAGCCGAGTGGTCGACTCCCGGGCCAGCGACGACGGAAGTTCGATCCGTCGCCGCCGCCAGTGCCCCGACTGCGGCCGTCGTTTCACCACGGTCGAGACCGCCACCCTGATGGTCATCAAGCGCAGCGGGGTGACCGAGCCGTTCTCCCGGTCCAAGGTGATCAGCGGTGTCCGCAAGGCCTGTCAGGGCCGCCCGGTCACCGAGGACGCCCTCGCCCAGCTCGGCCAGCGGGTCGAGGAGTGCGTGCGGGCCTCCGGCAGCGCGGAGCTCTCGACACACGACGTGGGTCTGGCCATACTCGGCCCACTCAAGGAACTGGATCTGGTCGCGTACCTGAGGTTCGCCTCGGTGTACCGCGCCTTCGACGATCTCGAAGACTTCGAGGCCGCCATCGCGGAACTCCGCGGTGAGCGTCCTCTCCCCACCGAGGACGTCGCCGTCCTCTCCACCGCACCCTGA
- a CDS encoding GNAT family N-acetyltransferase, whose translation MRTAVGEFELREVELATDLPLLAEWMNDPAVAAYWDLAGPPETTERHIAPQLGPDSHSCPLLGLLDGTPMSYWELYRADVDRLAGYYPAGQGDLGLHLLLGPPGHRGRGIGALLLTALADRLLAEPGCDRLVAEPDLRNTPSLRAFRRAGFDPVAELELPEKRAALMLRQQ comes from the coding sequence ATGAGGACCGCCGTGGGCGAGTTCGAGCTCCGGGAGGTCGAACTCGCCACCGACCTGCCGCTGCTGGCCGAGTGGATGAACGATCCGGCGGTGGCGGCGTACTGGGACCTGGCCGGGCCGCCGGAGACCACCGAGCGGCACATCGCCCCGCAGCTCGGGCCCGACAGCCACAGCTGCCCGCTGCTCGGGCTGCTGGACGGCACCCCGATGAGCTACTGGGAGCTCTACCGGGCCGACGTGGACCGGCTCGCCGGGTACTACCCCGCCGGGCAGGGCGACCTCGGGCTGCACCTGCTGCTCGGCCCGCCCGGCCACCGCGGCCGGGGGATCGGCGCCCTGCTGCTGACCGCGCTGGCCGACCGGCTGCTGGCCGAGCCCGGCTGCGACCGGCTGGTCGCCGAGCCGGACCTGCGCAACACCCCGTCGCTGCGGGCCTTCCGGCGGGCCGGGTTCGACCCGGTGGCCGAGCTGGAGCTGCCCGAGAAGCGGGCCGCCCTGATGTTGCGTCAACAATGA
- a CDS encoding IucA/IucC family protein → MSTVALAGVPPVVHPRPQDRLLDADPAVAAEQAGVESLLRCWARETGARPGPDGTLRVPVLGGAVELTAVVRYWSPTGWHRFGEVTLAGLPVDVVTVATLVAGATAERPEAGQLTDLAARVADSVLRTAEVLERRRTGTGPDWPFLAAEQALLLGHPLHPTPKSRDGLGPAQSAAYSPELHGSFRLHWYAVDRELLASGSAVGVPAEQITARLLGDRLVLPPGTAALPLHPWQARELALRPEVAGLLADGALHDLGEHGEEWHPTSSVRTVCRPGTPWMLKLSLGLRITNSRRENLRKELHRGLEVHRLLEAGLSAEWRAAHPGFDIVRDPAWIGVDLPGGADPNGLDTVLRQQPFGLRERAFCVAGLVAEQPFGERVDSLLGRTVRTLAERCGRPVHTVATEWFLRYLDAVVLPVLWLDGRAGIALEAHQQNSLVLLDEAGWPAGGRYRDNQGYYFRSSFADRLDARLPGVGRASDTFVEDRVIDKHFAYYLGINHVLGLIGAFGSQRLADETVLLAALRGFLGSRPAAATGSGLPALLLDSPELHCKANLLTRLNGMDELVGPVATQSVYVDIPNPVVAG, encoded by the coding sequence TTGAGCACCGTCGCCCTCGCTGGAGTCCCGCCCGTCGTCCATCCACGGCCCCAGGACAGACTGCTCGACGCCGACCCGGCGGTGGCCGCCGAACAGGCCGGGGTGGAGAGCTTGTTGCGGTGCTGGGCCCGGGAGACCGGGGCCAGGCCAGGGCCGGACGGGACGCTCCGGGTGCCGGTGCTCGGCGGTGCGGTCGAGCTGACCGCGGTGGTCCGGTACTGGTCGCCGACCGGCTGGCACCGGTTCGGCGAGGTCACCCTGGCCGGGCTGCCGGTGGACGTGGTGACGGTGGCCACCCTGGTCGCGGGTGCCACCGCCGAACGGCCGGAGGCGGGTCAACTGACCGACCTGGCCGCCCGGGTGGCCGACTCGGTGCTGCGCACCGCCGAGGTGTTGGAGCGCCGCCGGACCGGCACTGGCCCCGACTGGCCGTTCCTGGCCGCCGAACAGGCCCTGCTGCTGGGCCACCCGCTGCACCCGACCCCGAAGAGCCGGGACGGCCTCGGACCGGCGCAGAGCGCCGCGTACTCGCCCGAGCTGCACGGCTCGTTCCGGCTGCACTGGTACGCCGTCGACCGGGAGCTGCTGGCCTCGGGCTCGGCGGTCGGCGTCCCGGCCGAGCAGATCACCGCCCGGCTGCTCGGCGACCGGCTCGTGCTGCCGCCCGGCACCGCCGCACTGCCGCTGCACCCCTGGCAGGCCCGCGAGCTGGCGCTCCGCCCCGAGGTGGCCGGGCTGCTGGCGGACGGCGCGCTGCACGACCTGGGCGAGCACGGTGAGGAGTGGCACCCGACCTCCTCGGTGCGTACCGTCTGCCGCCCCGGTACGCCGTGGATGCTCAAGCTCTCGCTGGGTCTGCGGATCACCAACTCCCGCCGGGAGAACCTGCGCAAGGAGCTGCACCGGGGCCTGGAGGTGCACCGGCTGCTGGAGGCCGGGCTGAGCGCCGAGTGGCGGGCCGCCCACCCCGGCTTCGACATCGTCCGCGACCCGGCTTGGATCGGCGTCGACCTGCCCGGCGGCGCCGACCCGAACGGTCTGGACACCGTGCTCCGGCAGCAGCCGTTCGGCCTGCGCGAACGCGCGTTCTGCGTGGCGGGCCTGGTCGCCGAGCAGCCGTTCGGCGAGCGGGTCGACTCGCTGCTCGGCCGGACCGTCCGGACGCTCGCCGAGCGGTGCGGGCGCCCCGTGCACACCGTCGCCACCGAGTGGTTCCTGCGCTACCTGGACGCGGTGGTGCTCCCGGTGCTGTGGCTGGACGGCCGGGCCGGGATCGCCCTGGAGGCGCACCAGCAGAACAGCCTGGTGCTGCTGGACGAGGCGGGCTGGCCGGCCGGCGGCCGGTACCGGGACAACCAGGGCTACTACTTCCGCAGTTCGTTCGCCGACCGGCTGGACGCCCGGCTGCCGGGGGTCGGCCGGGCCAGTGACACCTTCGTCGAGGACCGGGTGATCGACAAGCACTTCGCCTACTACCTCGGCATCAACCACGTGCTCGGCCTGATCGGCGCCTTCGGCTCGCAGCGGCTGGCCGACGAGACCGTCCTGCTGGCCGCCCTGCGCGGCTTCCTCGGCAGCCGGCCGGCCGCCGCCACCGGCTCGGGGCTGCCCGCGCTGCTGCTGGACAGCCCCGAACTGCACTGCAAGGCCAACCTGTTGACCCGGCTGAACGGGATGGACGAACTGGTCGGCCCGGTCGCCACCCAGTCCGTCTACGTGGACATCCCGAACCCGGTGGTGGCCGGATGA
- a CDS encoding vitamin B12-dependent ribonucleotide reductase — MTDTTSGSARGSKAAKGAGKAPKGGLRIERIHTTPGVHPYDQVSWERRDVVMTNWRDGSINFEQRGVEFPDSWSVNAVNIVTSKYFRGAVGTPQREWSLKQIIDRVVLTYRAAGEKNGYFATADDAEIFEHELTYALLHQVFSFNSPVWFNVGTKQPQQVSACFILAVDDSMDSILDWYKEEGMIFKGGSGAGLNLSRIRSSKELLSSGGNASGPVSFMRGADASAGTIKSGGATRRAAKMVVLDVDHPDVEAFIETKVKEEEKIRALRDAGFDMDLGGDDITSVQYQNANNSVRVSDEFMTAVENGTEFGLRARMTGEVIETVDAKKLFRKMAEAAWACADPGIQYDDTINHWHTCPESGRINASNPCSEYMHLDNSSCNLASLNLMKFLRDDDSFDAGRFAAVVELVITAMDISICFADFPTEKIGETTRAYRQLGIGYANLGALLMATGHAYDSEGGRALAGSITSLMTGTAYRRGAELAGVVGPYDGYARNAAPHQRVMRQHADANAAAVSYDDLDAPVWAAATATWAEVLTLGAQNGFRNAQASVLAPTGTIGLMMDCDTTGVEPDLALVKFKKLVGGGSMQIVNNTVPRALKRLGYQQEQIEAVVAHIAEHGNVVDAPGLKPAHYSVFDCAMGERVISAMGHVRMMAAIQPWISGAISKTVNMPSVATIEEVEEIYFEAWKLGVKALAIYRENSKVGQPLSAKKTKEEEKAVAVPAPVVEYRPVRKRLPKGRPGITTSFTVGGAEGYMTANSYPDDGLGEVFLKMSKQGSTLAGMMDAFSIAVSVGMQYGVPLETYVSKFTNMRFEPAGLTDDPDVRMAQSIVDYIFRRLALDFLPFETRSALGIHSVEERQRHLDTGSYEPIEAEDADVDVQSFAQSAPIATPKPVPVEAPKAAPAQAHNSTELMEIQLGLNADAPLCFSCGTKMRRAGSCYLCEGCGSTSGCS; from the coding sequence GTGACCGACACCACGAGCGGGTCTGCACGCGGGTCGAAGGCTGCCAAGGGGGCCGGCAAGGCACCCAAGGGCGGTCTGCGGATCGAACGCATCCACACCACTCCGGGCGTGCACCCCTACGACCAGGTCAGCTGGGAACGCCGCGATGTGGTGATGACCAACTGGCGTGACGGCTCGATCAACTTCGAGCAGCGCGGCGTCGAATTCCCCGACTCCTGGTCGGTGAACGCGGTCAACATCGTCACCTCGAAGTACTTCCGCGGCGCGGTGGGCACCCCGCAGCGCGAGTGGAGCCTCAAGCAGATCATCGACCGGGTGGTGCTCACCTACCGCGCCGCCGGTGAGAAGAACGGCTACTTCGCCACCGCGGACGACGCCGAGATCTTCGAGCACGAGCTCACCTACGCCCTGCTCCACCAGGTGTTCAGCTTCAACTCGCCGGTCTGGTTCAACGTCGGCACCAAGCAGCCCCAGCAGGTCTCCGCCTGCTTCATCCTGGCCGTCGACGACTCGATGGACTCGATCCTGGACTGGTACAAGGAAGAGGGGATGATCTTCAAGGGCGGCTCCGGCGCCGGCCTGAACCTCTCCCGGATCCGCTCCTCCAAGGAGCTGCTCTCCTCCGGCGGCAACGCCAGCGGCCCGGTCTCCTTCATGCGCGGCGCCGACGCCTCGGCCGGCACCATCAAGTCCGGTGGCGCCACCCGCCGCGCGGCCAAGATGGTCGTCCTGGACGTGGACCACCCGGACGTCGAGGCCTTCATCGAGACCAAGGTCAAGGAGGAGGAGAAGATCCGCGCCCTCCGTGACGCGGGCTTCGACATGGACCTCGGTGGCGACGACATCACCTCGGTCCAGTACCAGAACGCCAACAACTCGGTCCGGGTCTCCGACGAGTTCATGACGGCGGTCGAGAACGGCACCGAGTTCGGCCTGCGGGCCCGGATGACCGGCGAGGTCATCGAGACCGTCGACGCCAAGAAGCTGTTCCGCAAGATGGCCGAGGCGGCCTGGGCCTGCGCCGACCCGGGCATCCAGTACGACGACACCATCAACCACTGGCACACCTGCCCGGAGTCCGGCCGGATCAACGCGTCCAACCCCTGCTCCGAGTACATGCACCTGGACAACTCCAGCTGCAACCTCGCCTCGCTCAACCTGATGAAGTTCCTCCGCGACGACGACTCCTTCGACGCCGGGCGCTTCGCGGCCGTGGTCGAGCTGGTCATCACCGCGATGGACATCTCGATCTGCTTCGCCGACTTCCCGACCGAAAAGATCGGCGAGACGACGCGCGCGTACCGCCAGCTCGGCATCGGCTACGCCAACCTCGGCGCCCTGCTGATGGCCACCGGCCACGCGTACGACTCCGAGGGCGGCCGCGCGCTGGCCGGTTCCATCACCTCGCTGATGACCGGCACCGCCTACCGCCGCGGCGCCGAACTCGCCGGCGTGGTCGGCCCGTACGACGGCTACGCCCGCAACGCCGCCCCGCACCAGCGGGTCATGCGGCAGCACGCGGACGCCAACGCCGCCGCCGTCTCGTACGACGACCTGGACGCCCCGGTCTGGGCCGCGGCCACCGCCACCTGGGCCGAGGTGCTGACCCTCGGTGCGCAGAACGGTTTCCGCAACGCGCAGGCCTCGGTGCTCGCCCCGACCGGCACCATCGGCCTGATGATGGACTGCGACACCACCGGCGTCGAGCCCGACCTCGCCCTGGTCAAGTTCAAGAAGCTGGTCGGCGGCGGCTCGATGCAGATCGTCAACAACACCGTGCCGCGCGCCCTCAAGCGCCTCGGCTACCAGCAGGAGCAGATCGAGGCGGTCGTCGCCCACATCGCCGAGCACGGCAACGTGGTGGACGCGCCCGGTCTGAAGCCCGCGCACTACTCGGTCTTCGACTGCGCGATGGGTGAGCGGGTCATCTCCGCGATGGGGCACGTGCGGATGATGGCGGCGATCCAGCCGTGGATCTCCGGGGCCATCTCCAAGACGGTCAACATGCCGTCCGTGGCCACCATCGAAGAGGTCGAGGAGATCTACTTCGAGGCGTGGAAGCTCGGCGTGAAGGCGCTCGCCATCTACCGCGAGAACTCGAAGGTCGGCCAGCCGCTCTCGGCGAAGAAGACCAAGGAGGAGGAGAAGGCCGTGGCCGTCCCCGCCCCCGTGGTCGAGTACCGCCCGGTCCGCAAGCGCCTCCCGAAGGGCCGTCCCGGCATCACCACCTCCTTCACGGTGGGCGGCGCCGAGGGCTACATGACCGCGAACTCCTACCCGGACGACGGTCTCGGCGAGGTCTTCCTGAAGATGTCCAAGCAGGGTTCGACCCTCGCGGGCATGATGGACGCCTTCTCGATCGCGGTGTCCGTGGGTATGCAGTACGGCGTCCCGCTGGAGACGTACGTCTCGAAGTTCACCAACATGCGCTTCGAGCCGGCCGGTCTGACGGACGACCCGGACGTGCGGATGGCGCAGTCGATCGTGGACTACATCTTCCGCCGCCTCGCGCTGGACTTCCTGCCCTTCGAGACCCGCTCGGCGCTCGGCATCCACTCGGTCGAGGAGCGTCAGCGTCACCTCGACACCGGCTCCTACGAGCCGATCGAGGCCGAGGACGCGGATGTGGACGTGCAGTCGTTCGCGCAGTCCGCCCCGATCGCCACCCCCAAGCCCGTCCCGGTGGAGGCCCCGAAGGCCGCCCCGGCCCAGGCGCACAACTCCACCGAACTGATGGAGATCCAGCTCGGCCTCAACGCCGACGCTCCGCTCTGCTTCTCCTGCGGCACCAAGATGCGCCGCGCGGGCAGCTGCTACCTCTGCGAGGGCTGCGGCTCGACCAGCGGCTGCAGCTGA
- a CDS encoding IucA/IucC family protein, whose translation MPQQPPAELHLPPQLTAAHWRRARRAMLAKMLGEFAYEQLLTPVPDGAGYRLDLPEAVYRFTARRGAYGSWQVDPASVECRADPEGDPLRLLQLARAELGLPGDTLGHLIRELTATLLADARQLATELTAAELAELDHVGLEGRQTGHPWIVPNKGRLGLSARDLAAWAPEARSPQRLPWLAVHRRLAEFRGQPDLYEQELSPEFRSGVGPEYLLLPVHPWQWDEVILPLFAPWIASGEIVPLPSDGDLRLPQQSVRSFFNLSRPERCTVKLPLSVLNTLVWRGLPTERTLAAPAVTAWIHGLRDGDPFLRDECRVILLGEIASVTVDHPVYRELPEVPYQYKELLGAIWREPLGRYLAPHERGRTLAALLQVGSDGRALVAELVARSGLPARDWLRRLFAVMLPPLLHFLYRYGTVFSPHGENAIVVFDQHDAPARLAVKDFVDDVNISDRDLPELGGLPAEVGEVLLREPPEYLCQFLHSGLFIGVFRYLAPLFDAQLGVSEAEFWELLRERITAYQRRFPELGERFKLFDLFTPRIDRLCLNRNRLLLDGYRDRPHRPHAAVHGEVDNPLHYGGATGLPPQQSRIVTPTS comes from the coding sequence GTGCCGCAGCAGCCTCCCGCCGAGCTCCACCTGCCACCCCAGCTGACGGCCGCGCACTGGCGGCGGGCCCGCCGGGCGATGCTCGCCAAGATGCTCGGCGAGTTCGCCTACGAGCAGCTGCTCACCCCGGTACCGGACGGCGCCGGCTACCGGCTCGACCTCCCCGAGGCGGTCTACCGGTTCACCGCCCGCCGTGGCGCGTACGGCAGTTGGCAGGTCGACCCGGCCTCGGTGGAGTGCCGGGCCGACCCCGAAGGGGACCCGCTGCGGCTGCTCCAGCTGGCCAGGGCGGAGCTCGGGCTGCCCGGGGACACCCTCGGCCACCTGATCCGCGAGCTGACCGCCACGCTGCTCGCCGACGCCCGCCAGCTGGCCACCGAGCTGACCGCCGCCGAGCTGGCCGAGCTGGACCACGTCGGGCTCGAGGGGCGGCAGACCGGGCACCCGTGGATCGTCCCGAACAAGGGCCGGCTCGGCCTGTCGGCCCGCGACCTGGCCGCCTGGGCCCCCGAGGCGCGCAGCCCGCAGCGGCTGCCGTGGCTGGCGGTGCACCGGCGGCTGGCCGAGTTCCGGGGACAACCGGACCTGTACGAGCAGGAGTTGAGCCCGGAGTTCCGGTCCGGCGTCGGCCCGGAGTACCTGCTGCTGCCGGTGCACCCCTGGCAGTGGGACGAGGTGATCCTGCCGCTGTTCGCCCCCTGGATCGCCTCCGGCGAGATCGTCCCGCTGCCCAGCGACGGTGACCTGCGGCTGCCGCAGCAGTCCGTCCGCAGCTTCTTCAACCTCAGCCGGCCCGAGCGCTGCACCGTCAAACTGCCGCTCTCGGTGCTCAACACCCTGGTCTGGCGCGGCCTGCCGACCGAACGCACGCTGGCCGCCCCCGCCGTCACCGCCTGGATCCACGGCCTGCGGGACGGCGACCCGTTCCTGCGGGACGAGTGCCGGGTGATCCTGCTCGGCGAGATCGCCTCGGTCACCGTCGATCACCCGGTCTACCGGGAGCTGCCGGAAGTCCCGTACCAGTACAAGGAGTTGCTCGGCGCGATCTGGCGCGAGCCGCTCGGCCGGTACCTCGCCCCGCACGAGCGGGGCCGTACCCTGGCCGCGCTGCTCCAGGTCGGCTCGGACGGCCGTGCGCTGGTCGCCGAGCTGGTCGCCCGCTCCGGCCTGCCGGCCCGGGACTGGCTGCGCCGGCTGTTCGCGGTGATGCTGCCGCCGCTGCTGCACTTCCTCTACCGGTACGGCACGGTCTTCTCCCCGCACGGCGAGAACGCCATCGTGGTCTTCGACCAGCACGACGCGCCCGCCCGGCTCGCGGTCAAGGACTTCGTCGACGACGTCAACATCAGCGACCGCGACCTGCCCGAACTCGGCGGCCTCCCGGCCGAGGTGGGCGAGGTGCTGCTGCGCGAGCCGCCCGAGTACCTCTGTCAGTTCCTGCACTCCGGCCTGTTCATCGGGGTGTTCCGCTACCTGGCGCCGCTCTTCGACGCCCAGCTCGGCGTCTCCGAGGCCGAGTTCTGGGAGCTGCTGCGCGAGCGGATCACCGCCTACCAGCGGCGCTTCCCGGAACTCGGCGAACGCTTCAAGCTCTTCGACCTCTTCACCCCCCGGATCGACCGGCTCTGCCTGAACCGCAACCGGCTGCTGCTGGACGGCTACCGGGACCGCCCCCACCGCCCGCACGCCGCCGTGCACGGCGAGGTGGACAACCCGCTGCACTACGGCGGGGCGACCGGGCTGCCCCCGCAGCAGAGCCGGATTGTCACCCCCACGTCGTAG